In bacterium, a single genomic region encodes these proteins:
- a CDS encoding phosphatase PAP2 family protein has product MRFSGSSNRGMARYSLIDLTNLLMAGFLLVFYFLALPRIPNPLQAPAWYLILVLLVESSVRVRERYDGRRLAPPLIFLLTVLFLFVAFESIALTLPHFNPRRYDWLMAAADHTLFGLHPTVWLEGFSSPVLTEALYILYAFYFPMPVILLGWMLARGRYRAVSDGVFRYLLCYYGAYVAYFLVPVQGPRFYLAHLQGDRLSGPFLSEPIRKLIDLLEPNKLDAFPSLHAAILLVTLMLAFRENRAMFRWFLGCGVGILVSLVYLRYHYVVDLIAGLVWAVAGWHLGGWIIRKCGAGLAPHFGEEG; this is encoded by the coding sequence ATGCGCTTCAGCGGATCCTCCAACAGGGGCATGGCCCGGTACAGCCTCATCGACCTGACCAACCTGCTCATGGCGGGTTTTCTCCTTGTCTTCTATTTCCTCGCATTGCCGAGGATCCCGAACCCGCTCCAGGCGCCTGCCTGGTATCTCATCCTGGTCCTCCTGGTGGAATCATCCGTACGTGTGAGGGAACGTTATGACGGTCGTCGCCTGGCGCCGCCCCTGATCTTCCTTCTGACGGTGCTCTTCCTGTTCGTCGCCTTCGAGTCCATCGCCCTGACGCTGCCCCACTTCAACCCCCGGCGGTACGACTGGCTCATGGCTGCCGCCGATCACACCCTTTTCGGACTCCACCCCACGGTCTGGCTGGAGGGGTTTTCCAGCCCCGTTCTCACGGAGGCCCTGTACATCCTGTACGCCTTCTATTTTCCCATGCCGGTCATCCTCCTGGGCTGGATGCTCGCCAGGGGCCGGTACAGGGCCGTTTCGGACGGTGTTTTCCGCTATCTTCTCTGTTATTACGGGGCCTACGTGGCCTACTTTCTCGTGCCGGTTCAGGGTCCCCGGTTTTACCTGGCCCACCTGCAGGGTGACAGGTTGAGCGGCCCGTTTCTCTCCGAACCGATCCGGAAACTCATCGACCTGCTCGAGCCCAACAAGCTCGATGCCTTTCCCAGCCTCCACGCCGCGATCCTCCTGGTCACACTGATGCTCGCCTTCAGGGAGAACCGGGCCATGTTCCGGTGGTTCCTGGGGTGTGGTGTCGGCATTCTTGTTTCCCTCGTATACCTCAGGTATCATTACGTCGTTGATCTGATCGCCGGCCTGGTTTGGGCAGTTGCCGGCTGGCACCTTGGCGGCTGGATCATCCGGAAATGCGGTGCCGGGCTGGCGCCCCACTTCGGGGAGGAAGGTTGA
- a CDS encoding CPBP family intramembrane metalloprotease: MREFLRRVGYDGRQGNTYIVLLSAPVLLTIYRYRGWADRFADWFPGLAGHPLAGLFAVVFQWSSFFLLVLVIPFIFAGVRMGFTPGEMGIKWGDRRFGLIFVALALPLLVVPFSLLASSMPDVRLEYPLARIVTTRTDLVLVYEAAYVLLYYLAWEFFFRGFMLFPLARVFGGMNAILIQTIPSCLLHIGKPEGEVTGSILAGLVFGTLALRTGSIWYGWVLHAALGVLVDLLVIFR, from the coding sequence TTGAGAGAATTTCTCAGGCGGGTCGGGTACGATGGCAGGCAGGGCAATACCTACATTGTCCTGCTCTCGGCGCCGGTCCTGCTCACGATTTACCGTTACCGGGGCTGGGCGGACCGGTTTGCCGACTGGTTCCCAGGCCTGGCCGGGCACCCTCTTGCCGGTCTCTTCGCTGTCGTGTTCCAGTGGTCCTCCTTTTTTCTCCTCGTCCTTGTCATCCCCTTCATCTTCGCCGGAGTCAGGATGGGTTTTACTCCCGGCGAGATGGGGATCAAGTGGGGTGACCGGCGCTTCGGGCTGATCTTCGTTGCCCTCGCTCTGCCTCTCCTGGTCGTCCCCTTTTCCCTCCTGGCGTCCTCCATGCCCGACGTCCGGCTGGAATACCCCCTTGCCAGGATCGTGACCACCCGCACCGACCTGGTGCTGGTCTACGAGGCCGCCTATGTCCTGCTCTACTACCTGGCCTGGGAGTTTTTCTTCCGTGGGTTCATGCTGTTCCCCCTGGCGCGTGTTTTCGGCGGCATGAACGCCATCCTGATCCAGACGATCCCCTCCTGTCTTCTTCACATCGGTAAACCGGAGGGTGAGGTCACCGGTTCCATCCTCGCGGGGCTCGTCTTCGGGACACTGGCACTGCGGACCGGCTCCATCTGGTACGGCTGGGTTCTCCACGCCGCCCTCGGGGTCCTGGTGGACCTCCTGGTGATCTTCCGATGA
- a CDS encoding NAD-dependent epimerase/dehydratase family protein: MLVTGVNGFIGSHVARRLQRLGCEVKGIVRPTSDLSFITGLDLQLFKGDVTDSATLTKPMPGVDTVVHVAGLASDWGPYRRFYEVNVTGTRNVAEAAARSGVSRFVHIGTTAVHGFPGFRDLPESAPMAETPFHYCETKKIAERWLFDFSASTSMEVTSIRPGNVFGPRDHTFMEKYLDAMVTGKAGYIDGGRRLTAPVYVANLVDGILAACTNPFAAGEAFTVTDGLDITWREFTESFASELDLRPPRFSIPFPLAYAAGAAWEGVYRLLGISTPPLLTRYRASNGGRDYHFSIEKARRLLGYSPAVGFHEAVARTVAWYRERGSEGAWE; the protein is encoded by the coding sequence GTGCTGGTAACCGGTGTCAACGGGTTTATCGGCAGCCACGTGGCCCGGCGTCTGCAGCGCCTGGGGTGTGAGGTAAAGGGTATCGTACGGCCGACCTCGGATCTGTCGTTTATCACCGGTCTTGACCTCCAGCTGTTCAAGGGGGATGTGACCGACAGCGCTACGCTCACCAAACCCATGCCGGGTGTGGATACCGTCGTCCACGTGGCGGGACTGGCTTCCGACTGGGGGCCATACCGGCGGTTTTACGAGGTTAACGTCACCGGAACACGGAACGTGGCCGAGGCTGCAGCCCGGAGCGGAGTGAGCCGCTTCGTTCACATCGGTACCACCGCGGTGCACGGTTTCCCGGGGTTCCGGGACCTGCCGGAGTCCGCGCCCATGGCCGAAACCCCCTTTCACTACTGCGAAACGAAGAAGATCGCCGAGCGCTGGCTCTTCGATTTTTCGGCCTCCACCTCCATGGAGGTGACGAGCATCCGTCCGGGCAACGTTTTCGGCCCCCGGGACCATACTTTCATGGAAAAGTACCTCGACGCCATGGTGACGGGCAAGGCGGGCTACATTGACGGGGGAAGGCGCCTGACGGCCCCCGTGTACGTGGCGAACCTGGTGGACGGTATCCTGGCGGCGTGCACGAACCCCTTCGCGGCGGGAGAGGCCTTTACGGTCACCGACGGGCTGGACATCACCTGGCGGGAGTTCACGGAGAGTTTCGCCTCGGAACTGGACCTTCGGCCCCCCAGGTTCTCCATCCCCTTTCCCCTGGCCTACGCCGCGGGCGCGGCGTGGGAAGGAGTTTACAGGCTCCTGGGCATCTCGACGCCGCCGCTGCTCACCCGGTACCGCGCGTCCAACGGCGGCCGGGACTACCATTTTTCCATTGAAAAGGCCCGTCGTCTCCTGGGCTACAGTCCCGCTGTCGGTTTCCATGAGGCCGTGGCGAGGACCGTGGCGTGGTACCGGGAGCGGGGGAGTGAGGGTGCGTGGGAGTAG
- a CDS encoding nitroreductase family protein — MLEILRNRRSVRKFEDRPVEEEKVLLLTEALLRSPSSRSINPWEFIIIDDRETIDQLAKCKPHGAGFLASAPLAMVILGDTSVSDTCIEDCSIAAITLQYAAEALELGSCWCQVRLRSRSGEMSAEQYIREALGVPEPYMVECVIGLGYPAQSHPPHGRDSLDWGKVHKDRYKGK; from the coding sequence ATGTTAGAGATCCTTCGCAACCGGCGCAGCGTACGGAAGTTCGAGGACAGGCCCGTCGAGGAAGAGAAGGTCCTGCTCCTCACCGAGGCCCTCCTGCGCTCCCCCTCGTCCCGTTCCATCAACCCCTGGGAGTTCATCATCATCGATGACAGGGAGACCATCGACCAGCTGGCAAAATGCAAGCCCCACGGTGCCGGGTTTCTGGCCTCAGCCCCCCTTGCCATGGTCATCCTGGGTGATACCAGCGTCTCTGACACCTGCATCGAGGACTGCTCCATCGCCGCTATTACCCTCCAGTACGCTGCAGAGGCACTGGAACTGGGCAGCTGCTGGTGCCAGGTAAGGCTCAGGTCCCGTAGCGGGGAAATGTCTGCCGAACAGTACATCAGGGAGGCACTTGGGGTACCGGAGCCTTACATGGTCGAGTGCGTCATCGGCCTGGGATATCCGGCCCAGAGCCATCCGCCCCACGGCCGGGACAGCCTGGACTGGGGAAAGGTGCATAAAGACAGGTATAAGGGGAAGTGA